The Oncorhynchus masou masou isolate Uvic2021 chromosome 31, UVic_Omas_1.1, whole genome shotgun sequence genome includes a region encoding these proteins:
- the LOC135523874 gene encoding SUN domain-containing protein 1-like isoform X8 — protein MDRSKVNSRAPPPGNTGYTYSHSSSYSTTALDFEKEHRITPVLESPRMSRRSLRLHSTTGLYGDDSLDSSLNHMYHSASFSAGGASRRDSKALKSRRSQQHSVSCSQSLLLTTPLKSQHGSQQHNSSLHSVAASDASLLSSMLDKSCIQERTLVEGFWGLDEDSELKERTMTDSMCEANGNINSAQTQTSMVNGSFCKDRTIHLDRNDALTAYSKHSSTAARSATNKQALTAPAASPPSTIYARDKSRKHRTGVLVSFSDTCVRVSRRAAASVASVFSLLLQSVLLRSRKEGTGVLWSALDTCLNHSRRAAAFTVCVVTLLIQAAVLKMGSVGRKVVNGGKSVTRAFWWLGTGWYHLATVMSLLNIFVLTRCLPKLLKLLLILLPFLLVLLALWHWGPSSLLSVLPAINITEWRTAYSFSQTPLEPTKDSQPIMAQPPPAVSQPGSVLVSVDSERLARLEQRLAQLWEKVERGGRRQENQHREVLSLYQSVREQLDTQTDKDSMGLWVSGLLEERLLLLKRGMEKDAALRRELSQEIGEQYVVQQQGQESRLAQLEVLLQTLTAKTEEVQRRQADTSSATPALPPVPVQVNVGVDRESRDALLAEVQLLEATLGGIRQDLQGVMGCQGMCDRLDTLHETVSEQVSAQVRTELRALFSRSEQVGDSQTGENELPESLLQWLSERYVSGVDVYASLTSLELSILQNVTLQLEKSRARQETHSTETVTQTVMHTVGAAGAGMSEEHVQLIVKNALKLYSQDRTGLVDYALESGGGSILSTRCSETYETKTALMSLFGLPLWYFSQSPRVAIQPDVHPGNCWAFQGSHGYLVIRLSMRIVPSAFSLEHIPKSLSPTGTISSAPRQFTVYGLDDEYQQEGKLLGSYTYQDDEDALQTYPVTEENDKAYQIIEVRVLSNWGHPEYTCLYRIRVHGQPSVN, from the exons CTCCAGCTACTCTACAACAGCCCTGGACTTTGAGAAGGAGCACAGGATCACGCCAGTCTTAGAGTCTCCCAGGATGTCTCGGCGGAGCCTGCGTCTGCACTCCACCACTGGTCTCTATGGCGACGACAGCTTGGACTCTTCTCTCAACCACATGTACCACAGCGCCTCCTTCAGTGCAGGAGGAGCCAGTCGCAGAGATTCAAA GGCGTTGAAGAGCAGGAGGTCTCAGCAGCACTCTGTCTCCTGCTCCCAGTCTCTGCTCCTCACCACGCCCCTTAAGAGCCAGCATGGCTCCCAGCAACACAACAGCAGCCTGCACAGCGTGGCCGCCAGCGACgcctccctgctctcctccatGCTGGACAAGTCGTGTATCCAGGAGCGCACACTGGTCGAAGGCTTCTGGGGCTTGGATGAAGACTCTGAACTCAAAG AGCGGACCATGACAGACAGTATGTGTGAGGCCAACGGAAACATTAACTCGGCACAGACCCAGACCTCCATGGTCAACGGAAGCTTCTGTAAGGACCGCACGATCCACCTGGACAGAAATGACGCGCTCACCGCCTACTCCAAGCACTCCTCAACTGCAGCCCGCTCTGCCACCAACAAGCAGGCCCTGACAGCCCCCGCCGCCTCACCTCCCTCCACCATCTACGCCAGGGACAAAAGCCGCAAGCACAGGACGG GTGTGCTGGTGTCCTTCTCGGACACCTGTGTGCGCGTGAGCAGgagggcagcagcctctgtggCGTCCGTCTTCTCACTGCTCTTACAGAGTGTGCTGCTGAGGTCACGTAAAGAGGGCACAG GTGTCCTGTGGTCAGCTTTAGACACCTGTCTGAACCATAGCAGGAGGGCAGCTGCCTTCACTGTGTGTGTAGTGACTCTGCTCATACAGGCTGCTGTGCTGAAGATGGGCAGTGTGGGCAGAAAAGTGGTTAATGGAG GGAAGTCAGTGACCAGGGCTTTCTGGTGGCTGGGGACTGGATGGTATCATCTGGCCACCGTCATGTCGCTCCTCAACATCTTCGTCTTGACACG GTGCCTTCCCAAGCTCCTCAAACTCCTGCTGATTctgctcccattcctccttgtCCTCCTGG CTCTGTGGCACTGGGGTCCGTCCAGCCTGCTGTCTGTGTTGCCTGCCATTAACATCACTGAGTGGAGGACGGCCTACTCCTTCAGTCAGACCCCTCTGGAACCAACCAAAGACAGCCAGCCCATCATGGCTCAACCACCACCAGCTGTATCACAG CCAGGCAGTGTGCTGGTGTCTGTGGACTCTGAGCGCCTAGCCCGGTTGGAGCAGAGGCTGGCCCAACTGTGGGAGAAGGTGGAGCGAGGGGGCCGAAGGCAGGAAAACCAGCACAGGGAGGTGCTGAGTCTCTACCAGTCTGTACGAGAGCAGCTGGACACCCAGACAGACAAGGACAGCATGGGGCTGTGGGTGTCTGGCCTGCTGGAGGAGAGACTCCTTCTgctgaagagagggatggagaaggatgCAGCACTGCGGAGAGAACTG AGTCAGGAGATTGGAGAGCAGTATGTGGTGCAGCAGCAGGGCCAAGAGTCTCGTCTGGCTCAGCTAGAGGTGCTGCTGCAGACACTGACTGCCAAGACAGAG GAGGTGCAGAGGAGGCAAGCAGACACTTCCAGTGCTACACCTGCACTGCCACCAGTTCCTGTGCAAGTCAA TGTGGGTGTGGACAGAGAGTCCCGTGATGCCTTGCTGGCGGAGGTGCAACTTCTAGAGGCGACGCTGGGGGGCATTAGGCAGGACCTGCAGGGGGTGATGGGATGCCAGGGCATGTGTGACCGCCTGGACACACTCCATGAAACG GTGTCTGAGCAAGTGTCTGCCCAGGTGAGGACGGAACTGCGGGCCCTGTTCTCTCGCAGCGAGCAGGTCGGCGATTCCCAAACCGGAGAGAATGAGCTCCCAGAGTCCCTGCTGCAGTGGCTCTCTGAGCGCTATGTAAGCGGGGTTGATGTGTACGCCTCTCTGACCTCCCTGGAGCTCAGCATCCTGCAGAACGTGACCCTGCAGCTGGAGAAGAGCAGGGCCAGGCAGGAGACGCACAGCACTGAGACTGTCACTCAGACTGTGATGCACACTGTTGGAGCCGCAGGGGCCGGGATGTCTGAGGAG CATGTACAGCTGATAGTGAAGAATGCTCTGAAACTCTACTCCCAGGATCGGACCGGCCTGGTAGACTATGCTCTGGAGTCTGGCG GCGGCAGCATCCTGAGCACTCGTTGCTCTGAGACGTACGAGACAAAGACTGCACTGATGAGTCTGTTTGGCCTCCCGCTCTGGTACTTCTCCCAGTCTCCTCGTGTGGCCATACAG CCTGACGTCCATCCAGGGAACTGCTGGGCGTTTCAGGGTTCTCATGGTTACCTGGTGATTCGTCTCTCCATGAGGATCGTGCCCTCTGCCTTCTCATTGGAGCACATCCCCAAATCCCTTTCGCCAACAGGCACCATCAGCAGCGCCCCGCGCCAGTTTACCGTCTAT GGTCTGGATGATGAGTACCAGCAGGAGGGTAAGTTACTGGGCAGCTACACCTACCAGGATGATGAAGATGCGCTTCAGACTTATCCTGTCACC GAGGAGAA
- the LOC135523874 gene encoding SUN domain-containing protein 1-like isoform X5 produces MSRRSLRLHSTTGLYGDDSLDSSLNHMYHSASFSAGGASRRDSKALKSRRSQQHSVSCSQSLLLTTPLKSQHGSQQHNSSLHSVAASDASLLSSMLDKSCIQERTLVEGFWGLDEDSELKERTMTDSMCEANGNINSAQTQTSMVNGSFCKDRTIHLDRNDALTAYSKHSSTAARSATNKQALTAPAASPPSTIYARDKSRKHRTGVLVSFSDTCVRVSRRAAASVASVFSLLLQSVLLRSRKEGTGVLWSALDTCLNHSRRAAAFTVCVVTLLIQAAVLKMGSVGRKVVNGAHSSYCGSMNVNELGTEGKRVNLNGALCDDCKGKQRVETRIVQSSSRVCRSHHVLGELWLATAYSGYLLSDQTLAYPHTLEMNESSSTFLVPCFLLLGWSPGSSVLWAGQKAGSAVRSVTRRMLSVLWLAAVSPGKSVTRAFWWLGTGWYHLATVMSLLNIFVLTRCLPKLLKLLLILLPFLLVLLALWHWGPSSLLSVLPAINITEWRTAYSFSQTPLEPTKDSQPIMAQPPPAVSQPGSVLVSVDSERLARLEQRLAQLWEKVERGGRRQENQHREVLSLYQSVREQLDTQTDKDSMGLWVSGLLEERLLLLKRGMEKDAALRRELSQEIGEQYVVQQQGQESRLAQLEVLLQTLTAKTEEVQRRQADTSSATPALPPVPVQVNVGVDRESRDALLAEVQLLEATLGGIRQDLQGVMGCQGMCDRLDTLHETVSEQVSAQVRTELRALFSRSEQVGDSQTGENELPESLLQWLSERYVSGVDVYASLTSLELSILQNVTLQLEKSRARQETHSTETVTQTVMHTVGAAGAGMSEEHVQLIVKNALKLYSQDRTGLVDYALESGGGSILSTRCSETYETKTALMSLFGLPLWYFSQSPRVAIQPDVHPGNCWAFQGSHGYLVIRLSMRIVPSAFSLEHIPKSLSPTGTISSAPRQFTVYGLDDEYQQEGKLLGSYTYQDDEDALQTYPVTEENDKAYQIIEVRVLSNWGHPEYTCLYRIRVHGQPSVN; encoded by the exons ATGTCTCGGCGGAGCCTGCGTCTGCACTCCACCACTGGTCTCTATGGCGACGACAGCTTGGACTCTTCTCTCAACCACATGTACCACAGCGCCTCCTTCAGTGCAGGAGGAGCCAGTCGCAGAGATTCAAA GGCGTTGAAGAGCAGGAGGTCTCAGCAGCACTCTGTCTCCTGCTCCCAGTCTCTGCTCCTCACCACGCCCCTTAAGAGCCAGCATGGCTCCCAGCAACACAACAGCAGCCTGCACAGCGTGGCCGCCAGCGACgcctccctgctctcctccatGCTGGACAAGTCGTGTATCCAGGAGCGCACACTGGTCGAAGGCTTCTGGGGCTTGGATGAAGACTCTGAACTCAAAG AGCGGACCATGACAGACAGTATGTGTGAGGCCAACGGAAACATTAACTCGGCACAGACCCAGACCTCCATGGTCAACGGAAGCTTCTGTAAGGACCGCACGATCCACCTGGACAGAAATGACGCGCTCACCGCCTACTCCAAGCACTCCTCAACTGCAGCCCGCTCTGCCACCAACAAGCAGGCCCTGACAGCCCCCGCCGCCTCACCTCCCTCCACCATCTACGCCAGGGACAAAAGCCGCAAGCACAGGACGG GTGTGCTGGTGTCCTTCTCGGACACCTGTGTGCGCGTGAGCAGgagggcagcagcctctgtggCGTCCGTCTTCTCACTGCTCTTACAGAGTGTGCTGCTGAGGTCACGTAAAGAGGGCACAG GTGTCCTGTGGTCAGCTTTAGACACCTGTCTGAACCATAGCAGGAGGGCAGCTGCCTTCACTGTGTGTGTAGTGACTCTGCTCATACAGGCTGCTGTGCTGAAGATGGGCAGTGTGGGCAGAAAAGTGGTTAATGGAG CTCACTCCAGCTACTGCGGAAGCATGAATGTAAATGAGTTGGGGACTGAGGGGAAACGCGTGAATCTGAATGGTGCTCTTT GTGACGACTGCAAAGGGAAGCAGCGCGTGGAGACACGCATTGTCCAATCCTCATCACGGGTCTGCCGGTCACACCATGTGTTGGGGGAACTGTGGCTTGCCACTGCTTACTCAGGTTACCTATTAAGCGATCAAACTCTGGCCTATCCTCATACACTTGAAATGAATGAATCCAGTTCAACCTTTTTAGTCCCCTGTTTTTTGTTACTTGGTTGGTCCCCAGGCTCCAGTGTGTTGTGGGCGGGGCAGAAGGCAGGCTCAGCTGTGCGGTCCGTGACAAGGAGGATGCTGTCTGTTCTCTGGTTGGCAGCCGTGTCCCCAG GGAAGTCAGTGACCAGGGCTTTCTGGTGGCTGGGGACTGGATGGTATCATCTGGCCACCGTCATGTCGCTCCTCAACATCTTCGTCTTGACACG GTGCCTTCCCAAGCTCCTCAAACTCCTGCTGATTctgctcccattcctccttgtCCTCCTGG CTCTGTGGCACTGGGGTCCGTCCAGCCTGCTGTCTGTGTTGCCTGCCATTAACATCACTGAGTGGAGGACGGCCTACTCCTTCAGTCAGACCCCTCTGGAACCAACCAAAGACAGCCAGCCCATCATGGCTCAACCACCACCAGCTGTATCACAG CCAGGCAGTGTGCTGGTGTCTGTGGACTCTGAGCGCCTAGCCCGGTTGGAGCAGAGGCTGGCCCAACTGTGGGAGAAGGTGGAGCGAGGGGGCCGAAGGCAGGAAAACCAGCACAGGGAGGTGCTGAGTCTCTACCAGTCTGTACGAGAGCAGCTGGACACCCAGACAGACAAGGACAGCATGGGGCTGTGGGTGTCTGGCCTGCTGGAGGAGAGACTCCTTCTgctgaagagagggatggagaaggatgCAGCACTGCGGAGAGAACTG AGTCAGGAGATTGGAGAGCAGTATGTGGTGCAGCAGCAGGGCCAAGAGTCTCGTCTGGCTCAGCTAGAGGTGCTGCTGCAGACACTGACTGCCAAGACAGAG GAGGTGCAGAGGAGGCAAGCAGACACTTCCAGTGCTACACCTGCACTGCCACCAGTTCCTGTGCAAGTCAA TGTGGGTGTGGACAGAGAGTCCCGTGATGCCTTGCTGGCGGAGGTGCAACTTCTAGAGGCGACGCTGGGGGGCATTAGGCAGGACCTGCAGGGGGTGATGGGATGCCAGGGCATGTGTGACCGCCTGGACACACTCCATGAAACG GTGTCTGAGCAAGTGTCTGCCCAGGTGAGGACGGAACTGCGGGCCCTGTTCTCTCGCAGCGAGCAGGTCGGCGATTCCCAAACCGGAGAGAATGAGCTCCCAGAGTCCCTGCTGCAGTGGCTCTCTGAGCGCTATGTAAGCGGGGTTGATGTGTACGCCTCTCTGACCTCCCTGGAGCTCAGCATCCTGCAGAACGTGACCCTGCAGCTGGAGAAGAGCAGGGCCAGGCAGGAGACGCACAGCACTGAGACTGTCACTCAGACTGTGATGCACACTGTTGGAGCCGCAGGGGCCGGGATGTCTGAGGAG CATGTACAGCTGATAGTGAAGAATGCTCTGAAACTCTACTCCCAGGATCGGACCGGCCTGGTAGACTATGCTCTGGAGTCTGGCG GCGGCAGCATCCTGAGCACTCGTTGCTCTGAGACGTACGAGACAAAGACTGCACTGATGAGTCTGTTTGGCCTCCCGCTCTGGTACTTCTCCCAGTCTCCTCGTGTGGCCATACAG CCTGACGTCCATCCAGGGAACTGCTGGGCGTTTCAGGGTTCTCATGGTTACCTGGTGATTCGTCTCTCCATGAGGATCGTGCCCTCTGCCTTCTCATTGGAGCACATCCCCAAATCCCTTTCGCCAACAGGCACCATCAGCAGCGCCCCGCGCCAGTTTACCGTCTAT GGTCTGGATGATGAGTACCAGCAGGAGGGTAAGTTACTGGGCAGCTACACCTACCAGGATGATGAAGATGCGCTTCAGACTTATCCTGTCACC GAGGAGAA